In Mycolicibacterium mucogenicum DSM 44124, the following are encoded in one genomic region:
- a CDS encoding adenylate/guanylate cyclase domain-containing protein: protein MTVSTISLIAICVLAVVVVVETIVLRVTRARLRAARQEIEELRAPSEPRTNLLLAGGRAAVKTMWQTANLINKEGFGGAMWSSIEELAGWAEVERPDLAKLAPTGRVAIMFSDIEGSTALNERMGDRAWVRLIDHHDKLVGRCVKKQSGLVVKSQGDGFMIAFAEPEQAVRCSIDMQQQLAKAPGGVRVRIGIHTGKSVRRGDDLFGRNVAMAARVASQADGGEVLVSKAVRDALSASASCADITFDSGRVAELKGFTGDHRLYAVGWLPPDSASR, encoded by the coding sequence GTGACGGTATCGACGATCTCGCTGATCGCCATCTGTGTGCTCGCCGTGGTGGTCGTCGTCGAGACCATCGTGTTGCGGGTGACGCGCGCCCGGCTGCGGGCCGCGCGGCAGGAGATCGAGGAGCTGCGCGCGCCGTCCGAACCCCGCACCAATCTGCTGCTGGCCGGCGGCCGCGCCGCGGTGAAGACGATGTGGCAGACCGCCAACCTCATCAACAAAGAGGGCTTCGGCGGCGCGATGTGGTCATCGATCGAGGAGCTCGCCGGCTGGGCCGAGGTGGAGCGGCCGGACCTGGCCAAGTTGGCACCGACCGGCCGCGTCGCGATCATGTTCTCGGACATCGAAGGATCGACGGCCCTCAACGAGCGCATGGGTGACCGGGCCTGGGTGCGGCTGATCGACCATCACGACAAGTTGGTCGGCCGGTGCGTCAAGAAGCAGTCGGGGCTGGTCGTGAAGAGTCAGGGCGACGGATTCATGATCGCCTTCGCCGAGCCCGAGCAGGCCGTGCGCTGCAGCATCGACATGCAGCAGCAATTGGCGAAGGCGCCGGGCGGCGTCCGGGTCCGGATCGGGATTCACACCGGAAAGTCGGTGCGACGCGGCGACGATCTGTTCGGCCGCAACGTCGCCATGGCCGCGCGGGTGGCGAGTCAGGCCGACGGCGGCGAGGTGCTCGTGAGCAAGGCCGTGCGAGATGCCTTGTCCGCCTCGGCTTCCTGCGCGGACATCACTTTCGACAGCGGCCGGGTGGCAGAGCTGAAGGGCTTCACCGGGGACCACCGGCTCTACGCCGTCGGCTGGCTCCCACCGGATTCGGCGAGCCGCTGA
- a CDS encoding alpha/beta fold hydrolase — translation MSTDERTSPADGGNGPQTVRFRGVDELTLVADEWNRDADAAADKPTILMLHGGGQNRHSWKNTGQILANAGFHVIALDSRGHGDSDRSPTANYSLETLTGDTLQVIYQIGRPVALIGASMGGLTSLPVAHEAGPELVTKLVLVDVVPRFEKSGSARIRDFMFSGIDGFASLEEAADAVAAYLPHRTRPRSVEGLKKNLRLRDGKWFWHWDPAFLTAPGDDPFERAEMLEHAAINLEIPILLIRGKLSDVVSTEGVQDFLQKVPGAQFVELSDAGHTAAGDDNDAFTDAVVQFVRQ, via the coding sequence GTGAGCACCGACGAACGCACTTCCCCGGCCGATGGCGGCAACGGTCCACAAACGGTGCGATTCCGCGGTGTCGACGAGCTGACCCTCGTGGCCGACGAGTGGAACCGCGACGCGGATGCCGCCGCCGACAAGCCCACCATCTTGATGTTGCACGGTGGCGGGCAGAACCGGCACTCCTGGAAGAACACCGGCCAGATTCTCGCGAACGCCGGCTTCCACGTGATCGCGCTGGACAGCCGTGGGCACGGCGACAGCGACCGCTCCCCCACGGCGAACTACTCACTCGAGACGCTGACCGGCGACACCCTTCAGGTGATCTATCAGATCGGCCGGCCGGTGGCGCTGATCGGCGCCAGCATGGGCGGGCTGACCAGCTTGCCGGTCGCGCATGAAGCCGGACCCGAACTGGTCACCAAACTGGTCCTGGTCGACGTCGTGCCGCGATTCGAGAAGAGCGGCAGCGCCCGCATCCGGGACTTCATGTTCAGCGGCATCGACGGCTTCGCCTCGCTCGAAGAGGCCGCCGACGCCGTCGCGGCGTACCTGCCGCACCGCACCCGGCCGCGCAGCGTCGAAGGCCTCAAGAAGAACCTGCGGCTGCGCGACGGCAAGTGGTTCTGGCACTGGGACCCGGCCTTCCTCACCGCGCCCGGCGACGACCCGTTCGAGCGCGCCGAGATGCTCGAGCACGCGGCGATCAACCTCGAGATCCCGATCCTGCTGATCCGCGGCAAGCTCTCCGACGTGGTCAGCACCGAAGGCGTGCAGGACTTCCTGCAGAAGGTGCCGGGCGCGCAGTTCGTCGAGCTGTCCGATGCCGGGCACACCGCGGCCGGCGACGACAACGACGCGTTCACCGACGCGGTGGTGCAGTTCGTCCGTCAATGA
- a CDS encoding WS/DGAT domain-containing protein, with the protein MAAADAQSFWMSAKIPNDMFLVCGFDGVPADLDAALAAVRHNVSACPELLVRIDDSHSWRYPSWVRSDAPQIVVHEPGETTWSGCLDAICALAASDQLDATVQAWRLHVFVGVTGIPETTGAGTVAVVQMSHALADGRRATALMGRIFGRDQPVPAVVESRLGTWALPYLAWRASAAHRQIVHDTASGAVAAPADSWPVQPTNNAPAGPDTLRTVVRHRTHLPGPTVTVGVLAAISEALAAELGGVTALGAEVPMAKTGTRRAYNHYGNVGVALHPELPFHERAARIETELATRRQRFEHPAAAASDAATAAVPARLLRWGTEQFDPHARSTTVTGNTVVSSVNRGAADLTFGGCPVVLTTACPALSPMMGLTHGVHGIGDTVTISVHASPSALPDVESYVERLSAVLDSGG; encoded by the coding sequence ATGGCGGCCGCCGACGCCCAGAGTTTCTGGATGTCGGCGAAAATCCCCAACGACATGTTTCTGGTGTGCGGGTTCGACGGTGTGCCCGCCGACCTGGACGCCGCGCTGGCGGCGGTACGCCACAACGTGTCCGCGTGCCCAGAGTTGTTGGTACGCATCGACGATTCGCATTCCTGGCGCTATCCGTCGTGGGTGCGGTCCGATGCCCCGCAGATCGTCGTCCACGAACCCGGCGAAACCACCTGGTCCGGGTGCCTGGACGCCATATGCGCCCTGGCCGCGAGCGACCAGCTCGACGCGACCGTGCAGGCGTGGCGACTGCATGTCTTCGTCGGCGTCACCGGCATACCGGAGACCACGGGGGCAGGCACGGTCGCCGTCGTGCAGATGTCGCACGCCCTCGCCGACGGGCGGCGCGCGACGGCACTCATGGGGCGAATCTTCGGCCGGGACCAACCGGTGCCTGCGGTGGTCGAGTCGCGGTTGGGGACGTGGGCGCTGCCGTACCTGGCGTGGCGGGCCAGCGCCGCACACCGGCAAATCGTGCACGACACGGCGTCGGGTGCTGTTGCCGCACCGGCCGATTCGTGGCCGGTGCAGCCGACCAACAACGCGCCGGCGGGCCCCGACACATTGCGGACGGTGGTCCGTCACCGTACGCATCTGCCCGGTCCGACGGTGACGGTCGGCGTGCTGGCGGCCATCTCGGAGGCGCTGGCGGCCGAGCTGGGCGGTGTCACCGCGCTCGGGGCCGAGGTGCCCATGGCCAAGACCGGCACCCGCCGGGCCTACAACCACTACGGCAACGTCGGCGTGGCATTGCACCCGGAATTGCCCTTTCACGAGCGGGCGGCCCGGATCGAGACGGAACTCGCCACGCGGCGGCAGCGGTTCGAGCATCCCGCGGCCGCGGCGAGCGACGCCGCTACCGCGGCGGTTCCGGCACGGCTGCTGCGTTGGGGCACTGAGCAATTCGACCCGCACGCGCGGTCGACGACGGTCACCGGCAACACCGTGGTGTCGAGCGTCAACCGCGGCGCGGCCGATCTGACATTCGGCGGGTGCCCGGTGGTGTTGACCACGGCGTGCCCGGCGCTGTCGCCGATGATGGGGCTGACGCACGGCGTGCACGGCATCGGGGACACCGTCACGATCAGCGTGCACGCGTCCCCGTCGGCCTTACCGGATGTCGAATCGTATGTGGAACGGTTGTCTGCGGTTCTGGACTCCGGGGGCTAA
- a CDS encoding DoxX family protein: protein MAAHGYNKFFGGGRIPGTAAWFDSIGMKPGMLHARLAAGTEILAGLGLAVGFLTPIPAAGFVALMVVAAWTVHRENGFFIVKSGWEYNLVLGVAAVAIAGIGAGRYSLDCLLFHNSGFYHLLHGWCGLLIAVGLGLAGGIGQLLIFFRPPAKV from the coding sequence ATGGCTGCGCACGGGTACAACAAGTTCTTCGGCGGCGGCCGGATTCCGGGTACCGCCGCCTGGTTCGACAGCATCGGCATGAAGCCGGGCATGCTGCACGCCCGTCTGGCTGCCGGCACCGAAATCCTTGCGGGCCTGGGTCTGGCGGTCGGTTTCCTGACGCCGATTCCGGCCGCGGGGTTCGTGGCCCTGATGGTGGTGGCCGCGTGGACCGTGCATCGCGAAAACGGTTTCTTCATCGTGAAATCCGGCTGGGAGTACAACCTGGTGCTGGGTGTCGCGGCCGTGGCGATCGCGGGCATCGGCGCGGGCCGTTACAGCCTGGACTGCCTGCTCTTCCACAACAGCGGCTTCTACCACCTGCTGCACGGCTGGTGCGGGTTGCTGATCGCCGTCGGGCTCGGCCTCGCCGGTGGCATCGGGCAGCTGCTGATCTTCTTCCGGCCGCCCGCCAAGGTCTGA
- a CDS encoding DUF3556 domain-containing protein, whose translation MGFLTQDTPVIDFEEWNKGTRAQKIVPMARHWAETGFGTPVALHLFYVVKICLYILGGWLIALSTKGIDGFTNVAAWWTEPIVFEKVVLYTMLFEVIGLGCGFGPLNNRFFPPMGSILYWLRPKTIRLPPWPGRIPLTKGDARGPVDVLLYAALLVLLVVALCADGTGPVLPGAHVGVLPMWHIWAILGVLALAGLRDKVIFLAARGEVYGSFTVAFLFAGYGVDLIIAAKLVCMVIWLGAATSKLNHHFPFVISTMMSNNPVLRPKFIKRAFFEHFPDDLRPGRPSRFMAHFSTLIEGAVPLVLFFSGGGWPTYVAAFVMLCFHFGILSAIPMGVPLEWNVFMMFCVVTLFVGHADIGLTDLTSPWPLVLFAVVAGTVIVGNLFPRKVSFLPGMRYYAGNWDTSLWCIKPSASEKIEKNIVAIASMPATQMERYYGSPENAQMYLYMGYAFRAFNTHGRALFTLAHRAMAGLDEADYTLTDGERIVSTAIGWNFGDGHMSNEQLVAALQERCHFEPGEVRIVMLDAQPIHRQTQQYRLVDAATGEFERGYVKVKDMVTRQPWADDVPVYGVTNA comes from the coding sequence ATGGGCTTTCTCACGCAGGACACTCCTGTCATCGACTTCGAGGAGTGGAACAAGGGCACCCGCGCGCAGAAGATCGTCCCCATGGCCCGGCACTGGGCCGAGACGGGCTTCGGCACTCCGGTGGCACTGCACCTGTTCTACGTCGTCAAGATCTGCCTGTACATCCTGGGCGGCTGGCTGATCGCGTTGTCCACCAAGGGGATCGACGGATTCACGAACGTCGCGGCGTGGTGGACCGAGCCGATCGTCTTCGAGAAGGTCGTGCTGTACACGATGCTGTTCGAGGTCATCGGCCTCGGCTGCGGGTTCGGCCCGCTGAACAACCGCTTCTTCCCGCCGATGGGCTCGATCCTGTACTGGCTGCGGCCGAAGACCATTCGTCTGCCGCCGTGGCCCGGCCGCATCCCGCTGACCAAGGGCGATGCGCGCGGGCCGGTCGATGTGCTGCTCTACGCCGCGCTGCTGGTCCTGCTCGTCGTCGCGCTGTGCGCCGACGGCACCGGCCCCGTCCTGCCCGGCGCGCACGTCGGCGTGCTCCCGATGTGGCACATCTGGGCCATCCTCGGGGTGCTGGCGCTGGCGGGCCTACGCGACAAGGTCATCTTCCTGGCCGCCCGCGGCGAGGTGTACGGCTCGTTCACCGTCGCCTTCCTGTTCGCCGGCTACGGTGTCGACCTGATCATCGCCGCCAAGCTCGTGTGCATGGTGATCTGGCTGGGCGCCGCGACGTCGAAACTCAACCACCACTTCCCATTCGTCATCTCCACGATGATGAGCAACAACCCCGTCCTGCGGCCGAAGTTCATCAAGCGCGCGTTCTTCGAACACTTCCCGGACGACCTGCGCCCCGGTCGCCCGTCGCGCTTCATGGCGCACTTCAGCACCCTCATCGAAGGTGCGGTGCCGCTGGTGCTGTTCTTCAGTGGCGGTGGCTGGCCGACGTACGTCGCCGCCTTCGTGATGCTGTGCTTCCACTTCGGCATCCTGTCGGCGATCCCGATGGGTGTGCCGCTGGAGTGGAACGTCTTCATGATGTTCTGCGTCGTGACGCTGTTCGTCGGGCACGCCGACATCGGCCTCACGGACCTGACATCGCCGTGGCCGCTCGTGCTGTTCGCGGTCGTCGCGGGCACCGTCATCGTCGGAAACCTGTTCCCGCGCAAGGTGTCTTTCCTGCCGGGCATGCGGTACTACGCCGGCAACTGGGACACGTCGCTGTGGTGCATCAAGCCGTCGGCTTCGGAGAAGATCGAGAAGAACATCGTCGCGATCGCCAGCATGCCCGCCACCCAGATGGAGCGGTATTACGGCAGCCCCGAGAACGCGCAGATGTATCTGTACATGGGCTATGCGTTCCGCGCCTTCAACACGCACGGCCGCGCGCTGTTCACGCTCGCGCACCGCGCGATGGCCGGGCTGGACGAGGCCGACTACACCCTGACCGACGGCGAGCGGATCGTCTCGACCGCTATCGGCTGGAACTTCGGCGACGGCCACATGTCCAATGAACAACTCGTGGCGGCGCTGCAGGAGCGCTGCCATTTCGAGCCCGGTGAGGTGCGGATCGTCATGCTCGACGCACAGCCCATCCACCGGCAGACGCAGCAGTACCGCTTGGTCGACGCCGCCACCGGCGAGTTCGAGCGCGGCTACGTGAAGGTCAAGGACATGGTCACGCGGCAGCCCTGGGCCGACGACGTGCCGGTGTACGGCGTCACTAACGCATGA
- a CDS encoding FadR/GntR family transcriptional regulator, whose protein sequence is MAQTPPLSPMIDPRTVPSSASGPIRSPKTAELVAGTLRRMVVDGQLKEGDFLPNEAELMAHFGVSRPTLREAVRVLESERLVEVRRGSRTGARVRVPGPEIVARPAGLLLELSGATISDVTTARSGIEPTVVRLLTEQGNTAAFDELDTMLAEYVPSGYETGRMAETTGDFHRRMVELSGNATLSIITGMLHEITVRHIAFAMRENRPMSKADYDILMKSYRRLMTLMRSGNAAAAEAHWRKHLDVANSLLFAGMEDVKVRDVMR, encoded by the coding sequence ATGGCGCAGACTCCGCCGTTGTCGCCGATGATCGACCCACGTACTGTGCCATCCTCGGCCAGCGGCCCCATCCGCTCCCCCAAAACCGCGGAACTGGTGGCCGGCACCTTGCGCCGTATGGTCGTCGACGGCCAGCTCAAGGAAGGCGACTTCCTGCCCAACGAGGCCGAGCTGATGGCCCACTTCGGGGTCAGCCGCCCGACCCTGCGCGAGGCCGTCCGAGTCCTGGAATCCGAGCGCCTCGTGGAGGTCCGACGCGGATCGCGCACCGGCGCCCGCGTCCGTGTGCCCGGACCCGAGATCGTCGCCCGCCCCGCGGGCCTGCTGCTGGAGCTGTCCGGCGCGACGATCTCCGACGTGACCACCGCCCGCTCCGGGATCGAACCCACCGTCGTACGGCTGCTGACCGAGCAGGGCAACACCGCGGCGTTCGACGAACTCGACACCATGCTGGCCGAGTACGTCCCGTCCGGATACGAGACGGGCCGCATGGCCGAAACCACCGGCGATTTCCACCGGCGCATGGTCGAGCTGTCCGGCAACGCGACGCTGTCCATCATCACCGGCATGCTGCACGAGATCACCGTTCGCCACATCGCCTTCGCGATGCGTGAGAACCGCCCGATGTCCAAGGCGGACTACGACATCTTGATGAAGTCCTACCGCCGGCTGATGACGCTCATGCGCTCCGGCAATGCCGCGGCCGCCGAAGCGCATTGGCGCAAGCATCTCGACGTTGCCAACAGCCTGCTGTTCGCGGGCATGGAGGACGTCAAGGTCCGCGACGTCATGCGTTAG
- a CDS encoding thiolase family protein has protein sequence MAEAVIVEAVRSPIGKRNGALSGVHPAELSAQVLNGLVQRAGVDPALVDDVIWGCVMQAGEQALDIARTAVLTAGWPETVPGVTVDRQCGSSQQSVHFAAAGVVAGHYDVVVAGGVESMSRTPMGSSLANGGHPYPEAFRARYDQTPNQGTGAEMMAEKWGLSRTQLDEFSLRSHEKAAAAQDAGAFKDQIVGIKDQDGNVVTEDGGIRRGGTVESMAAIKPAFKEDGVIHAGNSSQISDGAAALLIMSAEKAKELGLKPLARLHTGVLAGADPVMMLSAPIPATQKALAKSGLSVGDIGVFEVNEAFAPVPMAWLKDIGADENRLNPNGGAIALGHPLGGSGARIMTTLLYHMRDNGIQYGFQTMCEGGGQANATILELL, from the coding sequence GTGGCTGAAGCAGTCATCGTCGAAGCGGTCCGCTCGCCCATCGGGAAGCGCAACGGCGCCCTGTCGGGTGTGCATCCGGCCGAGCTCTCGGCTCAGGTGCTGAACGGTCTGGTGCAGCGCGCGGGCGTCGACCCGGCGCTCGTCGACGACGTCATCTGGGGCTGCGTCATGCAGGCCGGCGAGCAGGCACTCGACATCGCCCGCACCGCGGTGCTCACCGCCGGCTGGCCCGAGACCGTGCCCGGTGTCACCGTCGACCGCCAGTGCGGCTCCAGCCAGCAGTCGGTGCACTTCGCCGCCGCCGGTGTGGTCGCCGGCCACTACGACGTCGTCGTCGCCGGTGGTGTCGAATCGATGTCGCGCACCCCGATGGGCTCGTCGCTCGCCAACGGTGGGCACCCGTACCCGGAGGCGTTCCGCGCCCGTTACGACCAGACCCCGAACCAGGGCACCGGCGCCGAGATGATGGCCGAGAAGTGGGGCCTGTCCCGCACCCAGCTCGACGAGTTCTCGCTGCGGTCGCACGAAAAGGCCGCTGCCGCACAGGATGCCGGCGCCTTCAAAGACCAGATCGTGGGTATCAAGGACCAGGACGGCAATGTCGTCACCGAAGACGGCGGCATCCGCCGCGGCGGTACCGTCGAGTCCATGGCCGCCATCAAGCCGGCCTTCAAGGAAGACGGCGTCATCCACGCCGGCAACTCCTCGCAGATCTCCGACGGCGCGGCCGCGCTGCTGATCATGTCCGCCGAGAAGGCAAAAGAGTTGGGCCTCAAGCCTCTTGCCCGCCTGCACACCGGCGTCCTGGCCGGCGCCGACCCGGTGATGATGCTGAGCGCCCCGATCCCCGCCACGCAGAAGGCGCTGGCCAAGTCCGGCCTGAGCGTCGGCGACATCGGCGTGTTCGAGGTCAATGAGGCCTTCGCGCCGGTTCCGATGGCCTGGCTCAAGGACATCGGCGCCGACGAGAACCGCCTGAACCCGAACGGCGGCGCCATCGCCCTGGGCCACCCGCTCGGTGGTTCCGGTGCCCGCATCATGACCACCCTGCTGTACCACATGCGGGACAACGGAATTCAGTACGGCTTCCAGACCATGTGTGAGGGCGGCGGCCAGGCCAACGCGACCATCCTGGAGCTCCTGTGA
- a CDS encoding crotonase/enoyl-CoA hydratase family protein: protein MTSVSAEPGALSERRGNVLLITINRPDARNAVNQAVSIGVGDALQAAQDDPEIRAVVITGSGDKSFCAGADLKAISRGENLFHPDHTDWGFAGYVSHFIDKPTIAAVNGTALGGGSELALASDLVVAEESAKFGLPEVKRGLIAGAGGVFRIVEQLPRKVALELLFTGEPITSADALRWGLINQVVPDGTVVDAALALAERITSNAPLAVQASKRVAYGADDGVVTGEKDGWRRTNREFVTLLQSEDAKEGPLAFAQKRQPVWKSK, encoded by the coding sequence GTGACCTCGGTGTCCGCCGAACCCGGCGCCCTCTCCGAACGCCGCGGCAACGTCCTGCTGATCACGATCAACCGGCCCGATGCCCGCAACGCCGTGAACCAGGCCGTCAGCATCGGTGTCGGCGACGCACTGCAGGCCGCGCAGGACGACCCCGAGATCCGGGCCGTCGTGATCACTGGCTCCGGCGACAAATCGTTCTGTGCCGGTGCGGATCTCAAGGCGATCTCGCGCGGCGAGAACCTCTTCCACCCGGACCACACGGACTGGGGCTTCGCCGGCTACGTCAGCCATTTCATCGACAAGCCCACCATCGCGGCCGTCAACGGCACGGCCCTGGGCGGTGGCTCGGAACTCGCGCTGGCCAGCGACCTGGTGGTCGCCGAGGAGAGCGCGAAATTCGGTCTGCCGGAAGTGAAACGGGGCCTGATCGCGGGCGCCGGTGGTGTGTTCCGGATCGTCGAGCAGTTGCCGCGCAAGGTGGCACTGGAACTGCTGTTCACCGGTGAGCCGATCACGTCGGCCGACGCGCTGCGCTGGGGCCTGATCAACCAGGTGGTCCCGGACGGCACCGTCGTCGACGCGGCTCTGGCGCTGGCGGAACGGATCACGTCCAATGCGCCGTTGGCCGTGCAGGCCAGCAAGCGGGTGGCGTACGGCGCCGACGACGGCGTGGTGACCGGTGAGAAGGACGGCTGGCGGCGCACCAACCGGGAGTTCGTGACCCTGTTGCAGTCCGAGGACGCGAAGGAAGGCCCGCTGGCGTTCGCGCAGAAACGTCAGCCTGTATGGAAATCCAAGTGA
- a CDS encoding acyl-CoA dehydrogenase family protein, whose translation MKRTVFEAEHEALRESTRQYIERELVPNAEKWEEQRMVDRSAFVAAGKYGLIGFNMPEEFGGGGSDDFRFNAVIDEELARYGGPAPSLSLQNDVVAPYFKHLANDEQKARWMPGIASGELILAVAMTEPGAGSDLAGIRTSAVRDGDDWIINGSKTFISSGINCDLVVVVCRTNPEAGHKGFTLLVVERGMEGFERGRKLDKMGLHAQDTSELHFENVRVPQANLLGQEGRGFYHLMQNLPSERLGIAISAIAGARESWRQTLQYAKDRKAFGQPIGSFQHNRFLLAEMDTELDVCERYIDRCLEGVLDGDLSAVEAAKAKWFCTETAKKVIDGCVQLHGGYGYMMEYRVARDYCDARIQTIFGGTTEIMKDIIGRDLGL comes from the coding sequence GTGAAGCGGACAGTTTTCGAAGCGGAGCACGAGGCGCTCCGCGAATCCACCAGGCAGTACATCGAGCGTGAGCTCGTCCCCAATGCCGAGAAGTGGGAAGAGCAGCGCATGGTCGACCGGTCGGCGTTCGTCGCCGCCGGCAAGTACGGCCTCATCGGGTTCAACATGCCCGAGGAGTTCGGCGGCGGTGGGTCCGACGACTTCCGGTTCAACGCCGTCATCGACGAGGAACTCGCCCGCTACGGCGGCCCGGCGCCGTCCCTGAGTCTCCAGAACGACGTCGTCGCACCGTATTTCAAGCACCTCGCGAACGACGAGCAGAAGGCGCGGTGGATGCCGGGCATCGCCAGCGGTGAGCTGATCCTCGCCGTCGCGATGACCGAGCCCGGCGCGGGCAGCGACCTGGCCGGTATCCGGACCTCCGCCGTGCGTGACGGCGACGACTGGATCATCAACGGCTCCAAGACGTTCATCTCGTCGGGCATCAACTGCGACCTCGTCGTGGTGGTGTGTCGCACGAATCCCGAAGCCGGACACAAGGGCTTCACGCTGCTGGTCGTCGAGCGCGGCATGGAAGGCTTCGAGCGCGGCCGCAAGCTCGACAAGATGGGTCTGCACGCGCAGGACACCTCAGAACTGCACTTCGAGAATGTCCGCGTGCCGCAGGCGAACCTGCTCGGCCAGGAAGGCCGCGGCTTCTACCACCTGATGCAGAATCTGCCGTCCGAGCGGCTCGGCATCGCGATCTCCGCGATCGCCGGTGCGCGCGAATCCTGGCGCCAGACACTGCAATACGCCAAGGACCGCAAGGCGTTCGGCCAGCCGATCGGCAGCTTCCAGCACAACCGATTCCTGCTGGCCGAGATGGACACCGAACTCGACGTGTGCGAGCGCTACATCGATCGGTGCCTCGAGGGTGTGCTCGACGGCGACCTGTCGGCGGTCGAGGCGGCGAAGGCCAAGTGGTTCTGCACCGAGACCGCCAAGAAGGTCATCGACGGCTGCGTGCAGCTGCACGGCGGCTACGGCTACATGATGGAGTACCGCGTCGCCCGCGACTACTGCGATGCCCGCATCCAGACCATCTTCGGTGGCACCACCGAGATCATGAAGGACATCATCGGCCGCGACCTGGGGCTGTAA
- a CDS encoding fasciclin domain-containing protein has protein sequence MKTRTSRFLGVTAAVAALTASLPLAVSAYADPPPLPPPTNKTVDPQGPGCDKVKAGMPDLKTLVNKPVSQALAAIPAISTFNSAVSGGLNPAVNITSVLDNGPYVVFAPTNEAFAALDPAKLEALKADPAALTSLDYYHVFLGVLGNDTVKGQRPTQQGTQIKVTGDGGDIKVNDTAKLVCGAIEASNARIYVIDTVLDLAEAPAPVTAAGSETSTSTSATTATSTSAAPSTTESAPASTSSAPATTTAAR, from the coding sequence ATGAAGACTCGCACCAGCAGATTTCTGGGCGTAACCGCGGCCGTCGCCGCCCTGACCGCATCGCTGCCGCTGGCAGTGTCCGCCTACGCGGACCCGCCGCCGCTGCCGCCGCCGACCAACAAGACGGTGGACCCCCAGGGCCCCGGCTGCGACAAGGTCAAGGCGGGCATGCCCGACCTCAAGACGTTGGTCAACAAGCCGGTGAGCCAGGCGCTGGCCGCCATTCCGGCGATCAGCACCTTCAACTCGGCGGTCTCCGGTGGCCTGAACCCCGCCGTGAACATCACCAGCGTGCTGGACAACGGCCCGTACGTCGTGTTCGCGCCGACCAACGAAGCCTTCGCGGCACTGGACCCGGCCAAGCTGGAGGCCCTGAAGGCCGACCCGGCCGCGCTTACGAGCCTGGACTACTACCACGTGTTCCTGGGCGTGCTGGGCAATGACACCGTCAAGGGCCAGCGTCCGACGCAGCAGGGCACCCAGATCAAGGTGACCGGCGACGGCGGCGACATCAAGGTCAACGACACCGCCAAGCTGGTGTGCGGCGCGATCGAGGCGAGCAACGCCCGCATCTACGTGATCGACACCGTGCTGGACCTGGCGGAGGCCCCGGCCCCGGTCACCGCCGCGGGTAGCGAGACCTCCACCTCGACCTCGGCCACGACGGCCACGTCGACCTCGGCGGCGCCGAGCACCACCGAGTCGGCCCCGGCGTCGACCTCGTCGGCTCCGGCCACCACGACGGCTGCGCGCTAG